One window of the Macaca thibetana thibetana isolate TM-01 chromosome 1, ASM2454274v1, whole genome shotgun sequence genome contains the following:
- the LOC126960425 gene encoding LOW QUALITY PROTEIN: putative olfactory receptor 2B3 (The sequence of the model RefSeq protein was modified relative to this genomic sequence to represent the inferred CDS: deleted 1 base in 1 codon): MEDFWDNHSFVSEFILLGFSRDSRINAILFNIFLFLYLSTLVGNGLIVILIHLDSHLHTPMYFLLSALSMLDMSYVTTTVPQMLVHLVCQKKIISYVGCVSQMYIFLVLGITEGWLFSVMAYDRYVAICYPLRYKVIMSPWLCGAMIVFCGLWGVSCSLVYTVFTMCLPYCGPNEINHFFCEVPAVLKLTCADTSLNDQVDFILGFILLLVPLSFILSSYVCIFATILKIRSAQGRLKAFFTCASHITVVTMFCGPAMFMYMNPGAGASPERDKILALFYNVIAAFLNPIIYSLRNKDVKKAFLKVTGWGRVPE, translated from the exons ATGGAAGACTTCTGGGATAACCACAGCTTCGTGTCTGAGTTCATCCTTCTGGGTTTCTCCAGGGATTCCCGAATTAATGCAATCCTCTTCaacatctttctcttcctctaccTCTCTACACTTGTGGGCAATGGGCTCATTGTCATCTTGATCCACCTTGACTCCCACCTCCACACACCCATGTACTTCCTCCTTAGTGCCCTTTCCATGCTGGACATGAGCTACGTTACCACTACTGTGCCCCAGATGTTGGTGCATCTGGTCTGCCAGAAGAAAATTATCTCCTATGTTGGATGTGTGTCCCAGATGTACATCTTCTTGGTTTTGGGAATCACTGAAGGCTGGCTGTTCTCTGTCATGGCTTATGATAGATATGTGGCCATCTGCTACCCACTCAGATACAAGGTTATTATGAGTCCATGGCTATGTGGAGCAATGATAGTCTTTTGTGGACTGTGGGGTGTCAGCTGT TCCCTAGTCTATACTGTCTTCACCATGTGCCTGCCCTACTGTGGTCCCAATGAGATCAACCACTTTTTCTGTGAGGTCCCTGCTGTTCTGAAGCTAACCTGTGCAGACACATCCCTCAATGACCAAGTAGATTTCATCCTGGGCTTCATCCTTCTCCTGGtacctctttccttcattctgtcCTCTTATGTCTGCATCTTTGCCACTATCTTGAAAATCCGCTCAGCCCAGGGTCGACTCAAGGCCTTCTTCACCTGTGCATCCCACATCACTGTGGTCACCATGTTCTGTGGACCAGCCATGTTTATGTACATGAACCCTGGGGCCGGTGCCTCCCCAGAGAGGGACAAGATACTGGCTCTGTTCTACAATGTCATCGCTGCCTTTCTCAACCCCATAATCTACAGCCTCAGAAACAAAGATGTGAAGAAGGCTTTCCTCAAAGTAACAGGCTGGGGCAGGGTCCCTGAGTGA